Sequence from the candidate division KSB1 bacterium genome:
CTCCGCTTACGGTTTCACGACGGACAATACCAAGCGCTCCGCCGAACAGCGGATTGCCTTTGCGGAAGCCTGCGTGAGCGCGGTCGAGATTATTTCGCGCGAAGACTCCGAGCTGTTGGTGGTCGGTAATACGGAGTCGCCGATGTTCCCGCGCGCGCTGCTGCCGTTTACACAGCGGACCACCTTCGGCGCGGGCGGGTTGAAGGTGAACTTTCTGGTGAATTACGGTTGGGAGTGGGATCTGAATCTGCTGAAGAGCGCCGATCCCGCGCAGAAGAATATCGTGAATCACATTCGCTCGTCGGATGTTTCGCGGCTCGATCTGGTGATCCGCTGGGGCGGGCGGCGGCGGCTCTCCGGTTTCCTGCCCGTGCAGGCGGTGTACGCGGACTTCTACGTGATCGACGATTACTGGCCGGACTTCAAGCCGGATCATCTGTTTGAGGCCCTGGAGTGGTATCAGGAGCAGGATGTGACGCTGGGGGGGTGAATGACACAATTCCATAGAGCATGATAGACCTTGTAAGACTAATAAGAGATGGGTATTTTCCAA
This genomic interval carries:
- a CDS encoding undecaprenyl diphosphate synthase family protein, which gives rise to MRLPNHVGIIPDGNRRWAESRGMSKEQGYQLGLAPGLELLRLCRQVGIKEVSAYGFTTDNTKRSAEQRIAFAEACVSAVEIISREDSELLVVGNTESPMFPRALLPFTQRTTFGAGGLKVNFLVNYGWEWDLNLLKSADPAQKNIVNHIRSSDVSRLDLVIRWGGRRRLSGFLPVQAVYADFYVIDDYWPDFKPDHLFEALEWYQEQDVTLGG